A part of Primulina eburnea isolate SZY01 chromosome 10, ASM2296580v1, whole genome shotgun sequence genomic DNA contains:
- the LOC140842588 gene encoding protein SHOOT GRAVITROPISM 6-like isoform X3 — protein MLKEESLTFGALSVLKHLLPRLSEAWHTKRPLLVEAVKHLLDEHNLAVRKALAELIVVMASHCYLVGPSGELFVEYLVRHCAMPDLDGDTNEKSKEFTQSIGSSYAFLYKKTEVKFGGVSPTDLRAICEKGLLLITVTVPEMEHVLWPFLLKMIIPRIYTGAVATVCRCISELCRNKNLGDTILSDGKAHSSIPNPEDLFARLVVLLHNPLAREQLVTQILTVLYNLASIFPKNIILFWQDEIPKMKAYVSDPEDLKEDPLYQETWDDMVINFIAESLDVIQDVDWVISLGNSFSNQYELYSSDDEHFALLHRCLGILLQRVHDRTYVRAKIDLMYVQADIALPVNRLGLAKAMGLVATSHLDTVLDKLKDILDNVGQSIFQRILSFFSDRAKMEESDDVHASLALMYGYAAKYAPSTVIEARIDALVGTDMLSRLLHVHHPTAKQAVITAIGLLGQAVIGAAACGKSFPLRKRDLLLDYILTLMGRDDDDGLSDSNLELLHTQCLALSACTTLISVEPKLTVETRNHVLKATLGFFGLPNDPPDVINGVIQHLISLLCAILVTSGEDGRSRAEQLLHIMRQIDPYVSSSVDHQRIRGCLAAREMLLKFRTICVGGYCSLGCQGNCTHSKQNERGLHGNFSKLPSAFVSPSRDALCLGERIMLYIPRCADPNPEARKISAQIIDLFFSISLSLPRSANSAYGLDIESRYNALSALEDVIAILRSDASLDPSEVFNRIVSSVCILFSKDELVAALHVSSTAICDKIRLSAEGAVQAVTEFITKRGNELNEVDISRTTQSLLSAAIHVTEKYLRQETLNAISSLAEKTSSRIVFNEVLAAAERDIATKDVSRLRGGWPIQDAFYVFSQHSVLAYSFLEHLTSILNQTSIFQGDLGKGENSNRFGEGHLEDNMLNTAVIALTAFFRGGGKVGKRAVEQNYGSVLATLLLHLGSCHSLANAGQQEPLSTLLVAFNAFCECVGDLEMGKILARNREQNEEEAWIGLIGDLAGCISIKRPKEVSAICLILSKSLDQPYRYLREAAAAALSEFVRFSDCIGSILELMVEGLCRHVSDDSPTVRRLCLRGLVQMPPVHVVQYTTQILGVIVALLDDPDESVQLTAVSCLLTVLGSSSSDAVDPVLLNLSVRLRNLQMCMNAKIRANAFSALGALSSYGSGRQHDAFIEQVHAAFPRLALHLHDDDLGVRRACRNTFKSIVPLLEFDGMAALVNTHRFSSDHRSDYEDFLRDLAKQFTEHIPSLVDTYLASIIQAFEAPWPVIQANAIYLCSSVISVANDQHISALYHSQVFGMLVGKIIRSSDAIVRATCSSALGLLLKSTNPSSWKVARLDPGNSILAGSESDSSRRT, from the exons AT GTTGAAAGAAGAATCTCTCACTTTTGGTGCACTTTCTGTCCTGAAGCACCTTCTGCCAAG ATTGTCTGAAGCTTGGCACACTAAAAGGCCCTTGCTGGTTGAAGCAGTGAAACATTTGTTGGACGAGCATAATTTGGCTGTTCGCAAAGCACTTGCGGAG TTAATTGTCGTTATGGCTTCCCACTGTTACTTGGTTGGTCCATCAGGAGAGCTATTTGTAGAATATCTCGTGCGACACTGTGCAATGCCTGATTTGGATGGTGATACCAATGAGAAATCTAAGGAGTTCACTCAATCGATTGGTTCATCATATGCTTTCCTGTATAAGAAGACAGAG GTAAAATTTGGAGGCGTCAGTCCAACAGATTTACGAGCAATTTGTGAAAAAGGTCTTCTTTTGATAACAGTAACTGTTCCTGAAATGGAG CATGTGCTCTGGCCATTTTTGCTGAAGATGATCATTCCACGAATTTATACTGGTGCTGTTGCCACG GTTTGCAGATGCATCTCAGAATTATGCAGAAACAAAAATCTAGGTGATACGATTCTTTCTGATGGTAAAGCTCATAGCAGTATTCCGAATCCTGAG GATCTTTTTGCACGGCTTGTGGTGCTTCTTCACAATCCACTGGCAAGGGAGCAGTTGGTGACTCAGATTTTAACA GTCCTGTATAACTTAGCTTCTATATTTCCCAAGAATATTATTCTGTTTTGGCAAGATGAG ATTCCCAAAATGAAAGCTTATGTGAGTGATCCGGAAGACCTAAAAGAGGATCCGTTATATCAAGAGACATGGGATGACATGGTTATCAAC TTTATTGCAGAATCCTTGGATGTGATTCAGGATGTTGATTGGGTGATCTCTCTAGGAAATTCATTCTCAAATCAATACGAACTTTATTCATCGGATGATGAACATTTTGCGCTACTTCACCG GTGTCTTGGCATTTTACTGCAGAGAGTTCATGACAGAACCTATGTTCGGGCTAAAATTGATTTGATGTACGTGCAAGCTGATATTGCTTTACCCGTGAATAGACTTGGTTTGGCTAAGGCTATGGGATTG GTTGCCACTTCGCACTTGGACACAGTTCTGGATAAGTTGAAAGACATTCTTGATAATGTTGGTCAGAGCATCTTCCAAAG AAttctttcattcttttctgataGAGCCAAAATGGAAGAATCGGATGATGTTCATGCTTCTTTGGCTCTTATGTATGGATATGCTGCAAAATATGCTCCATCAACTGTTATTGAAGCCAGAATAGATGCACTTGTG GGGACTGATATGCTTTCTCGTCTCCTTCATGTACACCACCCCACAGCAAAGCAGGCAGTTATAACTGCTATTGGATTGCTAG GCCAGGCTGTCATCGGTGCTGCTGCTTGTGGTAAATCATTCCCATTGAGAAAGAGAGATCTGCTACTTGACTACATCTTAACTTTGATGGGCCGTGACGATGATGACGGACTTTCTGATTCTAATCTGGAGCTTCTACACACTCAG TGCCTTGCTTTAAGTGCGTGTACTACTTTGATTTCTGTAGAGCCTAAATTGACTGTTGAAACAAGAAACCATGTTCTAAAG GCAACCTTGGGGTTTTTTGGTTTGCCAAATGATCCGCCTGATGTCATAAATGGAGTTATACAACACCTTATTTCTCTTTTGTGTGCCATTCTTGTTACAAG TGGAGAGGATGGAAGAAGTCGAGCAGAACAGCTACTGCATATCATGAGACAGATTGATCCCTATGTTTCTTCCTCTGTCGATCATCAAAGAATAAGAGGTTGTCTTGCGGCTCGAGAGATGCTTCTTAAGTTCCGGACTATATGCGTTGGTGGATACTGTTCACTTGGATGCCAAGGAAATTGCACTCACTCCAAACAAAATGAACGTGGTTTGCATGGAAATTTTTCAAAGTTACCAT CTGCATTTGTGTCTCCAAGTCGTGATGCTTTGTGCCTGGGAGAGAGGATCATGTTATATATTCCTCGATGTGCTGATCCAAATCCTGAAGCTAGAAAAATTTCTGCACAG attattgatttatttttCAGTATATCTCTGTCATTACCAAGGTCGGCAAACTCTGCTTATGGGCTTGATATTGAATCACGTTATAATGCTTTGTCTGCATTAGAGGATGTTATTGCTATCTTAAGGAGT GATGCTTCACTTGATCCATCAGAGGTATTTAACAGGATTGTTTCCTCTGTATGTATACTATTTTCCAAGGATGAG CTTGTTGCTGCACTACATGTTTCCTCAACAGCTATCTGTGACAAGATCAGGCTATCTGCGGAAGGGGCAGTTCAAGCTGTGACTGAGTTCATCACAAAGAGGGGAAATGAGCTGAATGAGGTTGATATCTCAAG GACAACACAGTCTTTGCTTTCTGCTGCAATTCATGTAACTGAAAAATACCTACGTCAAGAAACTCTTAATGCT ATCTCCTCTCTTGCTGAGAAAACCAGCTCAAGAATTGTTTTCAATGAAGTGTTGGCTGCTGCTGAGAGAGATATAGCCACCAAAGATGTATCTAGACTACGTGGTGGCTGGCCAATCCAGGATGCATTTTAT GTGTTTTCCCAGCATTCAGTACTTGCATATTCGTTCCTGGAGCATTTAACTTCTATCCTGAATCAGACGTCTATCTTTCAAGGTGACCTTGGGAAGGGAGAAAATTCCAACAGGTTTGGGGAAGGTCATTTGGAAGATAATATGTTGAACACAGCTGTTATAGCACTTACAGCATTCTTCAG AGGTGGTGGTAAAGTTGGAAAAAGGGCTGTCGAGCAAAACTATGGTTCTGTCCTTGCAACCCTGTTGCTTCACTTGGGAAGTTGTCACAGTTTAGCAAATGCTGGTCAGCAGGAGCCACTAAG CACACTTCTGGTTGCATTCAATGCATTCTGTGAATGTGTTGGAGATCTGGAGATGGGAAAG ATTCTGGCTAGAAACAGAGAACAAAATGAAGAGGAGGCGTGGATTGGTCTCATTGGTGACCTGGCTGGGTGTATTTCAATAAAAAGGCCGAAAGAG GTTTCTGCAATATGTTTGATCCTTAGCAAATCATTAGACCAGCCGTACAGATATCTGAGGGAAGCCGCCGCCGCTGCGTTATCGGAGTTTGTGAGGTTTAG TGATTGCATTGGTTCTATATTGGAGCTGATGGTTGAAGGACTTTGTCGACATGTTTCTGATGATTCCCCAACTGTTAGACGCCTTTGTTTGAGAGGACTTGTCCAG ATGCCGCCAGTCCATGTTGTCCAGTATACCACTCAAATTCTGGGTGTTATAGTTGCTTTGCTGGATGATCCAGATGAATCAGTTCAGCTTACTGCTGTCTCATGTTTGCTAACG GTTCTTGGATCATCTTCCAGTGATGCGGTGGATCCCGTTTTGCTGAACCTATCTGTTCGGCTTCGCAATCTTCAA ATGTGCATGAATGCTAAAATCAGAGCCAACGCATTTTCAGCACTTGGAGCGCTTAGCAGCTATGGGTCTGGGAGGCAGCATGATGCATTCATTGAGCAG GTTCATGCAGCCTTTCCACGTTTAGCATTACATCTTCATGATGATGATCTTGGGGTACGACGAGCTTGCCGG AACACTTTCAAATCCATTGTTCCTCTTTTGGAATTTGATGGTATGGCTGCTCTTGTAAACACTCATCGTTTCAGTTCTGATCATCG AAGTGACTATGAAGATTTCCTGAGAGACCTGGCTAAGCAATTTACTGAGCATATACCTTCCTTGGTTGACACATACTTGGCTTCAATAATACAG GCTTTTGAAGCTCCTTGGCCAGTAATACAAGCAAACGCTATTTATTTGTGTAGCAGTGTAATTTCTGTTGCAAATGATCAGCATATATCGGCCCTTTACCACAGCCAG GTATTTGGAATGTTGGTTGGAAAGATAATCCGGTCATCAGACGCAATTGTTAGAGCTACATGTTCCTCAGCTCTTGGTTTACTACTGAAGTCAACAAATCCAAGTTCATGGAAAGTTGCTCGGCTCGATCCGGGGAACTCCATCCTGGCTGGAAGTGAGTCTGATTCTTCTAGGAGAACTTGA